GCCGAGGCCAACGTCCGGCTGGTCCAGTCCCTCAAGGAACTGAGCGGGGCGGTGCCTGCGGCGGAAGCCCCGGCCCTGCGGCGCAAGCTGGAGCGCTTCAAGGATCTGAACGTTCGCTACATTGCCGAGATCTCCGACACGGAGAAACGGATCATGGCCTGGGACCAGACCAAGCCGGTCGGCATCCTCGAATCGCTCAGCGCCTTCGCCTTCGGCCGCAAATGGGTGACCGCCAGCTTCTGGCAGGACTGGTATGGCATCATCCCGCTCTTCGCCGGTTCGCTGCTCATCGCGCTGCTGGCCCTCGTGATCGCCATTCCGCTCGGCGTCGCCGCGGCCATCTACGTCAATCAGGTCGCCACCGCGGGCGAGCAAAAGTTCATCAAGCCGACCATCGAGTTCATCGCCGCCATCCCCAGCGTGGTCCTCGGTTTCTTCGGCATCGCCGTCCTGGGTCAGACGTTGCGCCAGGTCTCGCAGTCCCCGTGGCTCGACTGGGTGCCGGGCTTTCCGATGCTGGAGCGCCTCAATTCCGCCACGGCCGCCTGCCTGCTCGCCCTGATGGCGGTGCCCACCATTTTCTCGCTGGCCGAGGACGCGATCAACAACGTGCCGCGCTCCTTCAAGGAGGCCTCGCTGGCGCTCGGGGCCACGCGCCTCCAGACCATCATCCGCATCGTCATCCCCGCCGCGCTCTCCGGCATCATGGCCGCCATCCTCCTCGGTTTCGGCCGCGTGATCGGCGAGACGATGGTCGTGCTGCTCTGCGCCGGCAATCGGATCGAGATTCCCGACTTCAGCGCCGGTTTCGGTGCGGTCTTCCAGCCCGTGCACACCATGACCGGCATCATCGCGCAGGAAATGGGCGAGGTCGTGCGCCACAGCATCCACTACCGCGCGCTCTTCATGGTCGGCGTCGTGCTCTTCCTCATTTCCATGCTCATCAACTGGCTCGCGCAGAAAATCGTGCGCCGCTACCGCATCTCCATCGGCTGACCCATGAGCGCCTCCGACGCCAAGATTTATGCGAAGTCCTCTCCCGCCAAGCGCGTCGAGCAGGGCGTGTTCTGGCTCCTCCGCCTCAGCACCTACTTCGTGCTGGCCTGCGCCGTGTTCATCTTCCTCGACATCGGCCTGAAGGGCGGGGCGGTGATTTTCCAGACCAAGGCCCCCTTCATCAACGTGCCCTTTCTCACCCAGGCGCCCGAGACGCTCAATGTCTTCGAGCTGGACGGGAAAAAGACGACGATGGGGGACCGCGAGTTCCGCGCGTTCAAGGAACTGCCGGGCAACGCGGAGCGGCTCAAGGGCGTGCGGATCGAGACTTTCGTCTATTCCTCGGGTGGCATTTTCCCCAACATCGTGGGCACGATCCTGCTGGTCGTCGGCTCCATCGTCATTGCGCTGGTGCTCGGCATCATCAGCGCCATCTACCTGAGCGAGTACGCGAGTGACGGTCCGTTCATCCGTTTCCTGCGCCTGTCCATCGTCAACCTCGCGGGCGTGCCCTCCATCGTCTATGGTCTGTTTGGCTTCGGCATGTTTGTCATCGCGCTGAACATGGGCGTTTCGCTCCTCGCGGGCTGGCTGACCCTCGCGTTCATGGTGCTGCCGATCATCATCACCGCCTCGGAGGAGGCGCTGAAGGCCGTGCCCAAGGGCTACCGCGAGGGCTCGCTCGCCCTCGGGGCCACCAAGCTGCAGACGATCCTCACCAACGTCCTGCCCTACGCCCTGCCGGGCATCCTCACCTCCTCGGTGCTCTCCATCGCGCGTGTGGCGGGCGAGACTGCGCCCATCATGTTCACCGCCGCCTTCGTGGTCCGCGACGAGCTGCCCTGGCAGGTGCAGAAGGCGACCGACTTTTTCTTCCAGGGTGTCATGGCGCTGCCCTACCACATCTATGTGGTGGCCTCCAAGATTCCCCAAAACGAATACACGCACGGCGTCCAATACGGCACGGCGTTCGTGTTCCTGTTCACCGTGGCCGCCATCGCGATGACTTCCATCGTGCTGCGCGTCCGTTTGCGCAAAAAATACAAATGGTAACCACGCTCATGCCCGAAGCTTCTTCCTCTTCCGTCACCGTTCGCCAGGTCTCCGTGCCGACGGCGGTCACCCCGGCGTCGGCCGCGGCCGCGGCCAAGCCCGGCGCCGCCCGTCCCATGATCGAGATCGACGACGTGGACTTCTTCTACGGCACCAGCCAGGCGCTGCACGACATCACGCTCAACATCGCCGAGAAGGAGGTCACCGCCTTCATCGGCCCCTCCGGCTGCGGCAAGTCCACGCTCCTGCGCTGCCTCAACCGGATGAACGACCTGATCGACGGCACGCGCATCGGCACCGGCCAGATCCGGATCGACGGCGTGAACATCTACGACCCGCGCGTGGACGTCATCGAGCTGCGCAAGCGCGTCGGCATGGTCTTCCAGAAGTCCAACCCCTTCCCGAAGTCCATCTACGAGAACATCACCTACGGCCTCCGGATCCAGGGCGAGAAGCGCAAGTCCCGCCTCGATGAGGTCGTGGAGAAGAGCCTGCGCGGCGCCGCCCTCTGGGAGGAGGTCAAGGATCGCCTGCACCAGAGCGCCCTCGGCCTCTCCGGCGGCCAGCAGCAGCGCCTCTGCATCGCCCGCGCCATCGCCGTCGAGCCCGAGATCATCCTCATGGACGAACCCTGCTCGGCCCTGGATCCCATCGCCACCGCCAAGGTCGAGGAGCTCATTCACGAATTGAAGAAGGATTTCACCATCGTCATCGTGACCCACAACATGCAGCAGGCCGCCCGTTGTTCCGACCGCACCGCCTTCTTCTACCTCGGCCGCCTCATCGAATACGCCGAGACCCGCACCATCTTCATGAACCCCGCCAACCCGCAGACCGAGGCGTATGTCTCCGGTCGCTTCGGTTGACCGATCAACGCAGTTAACCACTAAACCACACCAATGAGCACTAATGCTGAACTGACTTTTTTGTCCGTCCTTTTGGCCGGATTAGTGAGAAATTAGTGGTCATTAGTGGTTAAAAATCTTTCCCATGAAACGCTTCTTCGACGCCGAGCTGGAAAACTTCCGCGGCAACCTGCTCCAGATGGGCGAGCGCTCCATTGAGCAGACCCGTCTGGCCATGCGCGCGCTCACCGAGTCTGACATTACCCTGGCCGACAAGGTCATCGCCGCCGACGACGAGATCGACAAGCTGGAGGTGAAGATCGACGAGGAGGCCATCCGCTACATGACGCTCCGCGGTCCCGTCGCCTCCGAGCTGCGTCTCGTCGTCGTGGGCATGAAGGCCTCGCACGATCTGGAGCGGGTGGGGGACGAGGCCACGAGCATCGCCCGCCGGGCCCGCAAGCTCGCCATCGAGCCCCGCATCGAGCTTTACGCCGACCTCCCGCGCATGACCAACATCGCGCTGGAGATGCTCCGCTCCGCCCTCGACTGCTTCGTGCAGGAGGACGAGCAGAAGGCCCTGGCCGTGATCCGGCGCGACTCCGAGGTGGATAACCTCAACCGCCTGGTCTATCGCCGCCTCACCAGCTACATGCTGGAAAAGCCCGACACGATCGCCCGCGCGCTGGAGCTGATGTTCATTTCCAAGTCCGTCGAGCGCATCGCCGACCATGCGACCAACATCGCCGAGGAAATGGTCTTCCTCGCCGGCGGCCAGGACATTCGCCACAGCCACCTGGCCAAGGGCGAAACCCCCATCCTCGACACGAACCCGCCGATGTGAGGATGGCGGCGGCGGGGCCGGCGCCTGGTGCAGCCGGTCGCTCCACCGCCAAGTTTCGCCTCAGACGGCGGCGGGGGCGGGCGGGGTGGGCGCGGCGGGTTTGGCCGGCTTGCCGTAGCCGAGCAGGCCGCGGGTTTTGATGACCTCGGCGACCTTGGCGGGGACGAGCTTCTCCCAGGAGGCGTCGTTGTGCTTGATGCGCTGGAGCACGTCGCGGGAGAAGATGGTGAGGTAGTCCTCGTTGTAGCCCGTGATGCAGTCGATGTAGTGGTTCTCGAGCAGGTGGGCGTAGAGGTTGCGCAGGTGGTCGCTCACGTTGAGGTTGCGCGCGGTGATCAGCACCTTGCCGGCAAAGGCGTGCGCGACATGCGTTTGGCCGCCCTCGGCCGGATGGCCGGTCTTGAGGTAGCTGTCGTAGGCCTGCTGCTGCATCGGATAGATGTAGAGCTTCACGGCGTGGCGGAACATGCGGCCCATGGATTCGAGGATGCCGCCCTCGAGGTTCTCGTAATACTTCTCGTTGAAGATCTCGAGGAGGTTGTTGATGCCCATGGCGACGCCGATCATCTCCTTCGTGTAGCGGCGGAAGTAGGAGACGAGGCGGTAGAACTCGGAGTAGTTCGAGATGAGCACCGTGAACCCGATGTGGCCGAGCATGTCCACGCGCGAGAGGAAGTCCTGCTCGTCGAGCGAGCCCTCGGCGAGGAGGTTGTTCATCGTGATCTCCATGAGCACGACGATGTCCTTGCCCTTCACGAGGGGCTCCTGGAGGAACTGCGCGGTGGCGCAGTTGAGCATGTCCACGTTGACGTGGGTGACCGGGCGGAAACTGCCGCGCTCGACGAGCACGGGACGGTTGTAGATGACCTCGGAGGGCTGGAGCACGTCGCCGTTGGGCGCAAACATCACGGCGTTGGTCAGCCCGTGCTTCACGAGGTGCAGCGAAAGGATGCGGTTGTCGATGTGCGCGAAGGCCGGGCCGCTGAAGCGCAGCATGTCCACCTCGACGCGGTCGGTGCCGAGGTTGTCCACCAGCGACTGGATGAACTTCTCGGGGTTGTCGCGGTGGTAGAACGCGCCGTAGATGAGGTTGGTGCCGACGATGCCGAGAGCCTCCT
This DNA window, taken from Oleiharenicola lentus, encodes the following:
- the pstB gene encoding phosphate ABC transporter ATP-binding protein PstB, translating into MIEIDDVDFFYGTSQALHDITLNIAEKEVTAFIGPSGCGKSTLLRCLNRMNDLIDGTRIGTGQIRIDGVNIYDPRVDVIELRKRVGMVFQKSNPFPKSIYENITYGLRIQGEKRKSRLDEVVEKSLRGAALWEEVKDRLHQSALGLSGGQQQRLCIARAIAVEPEIILMDEPCSALDPIATAKVEELIHELKKDFTIVIVTHNMQQAARCSDRTAFFYLGRLIEYAETRTIFMNPANPQTEAYVSGRFG
- a CDS encoding TonB-dependent receptor; the encoded protein is MSEKQEFLTTNRKALTINLDGTHYGTIAEIGAGQEVARVFFQAGSASGSIAKTMSAYDMTFSDAIYGKAPRYVSRERLVTMLGHEYNLLKERLHEKRGERTCFFVYADTVATASAKSGQTSGHGWLGIRFQTKPLEDPSDILIHVRTLDRKNVLQQEALGIVGTNLIYGAFYHRDNPEKFIQSLVDNLGTDRVEVDMLRFSGPAFAHIDNRILSLHLVKHGLTNAVMFAPNGDVLQPSEVIYNRPVLVERGSFRPVTHVNVDMLNCATAQFLQEPLVKGKDIVVLMEITMNNLLAEGSLDEQDFLSRVDMLGHIGFTVLISNYSEFYRLVSYFRRYTKEMIGVAMGINNLLEIFNEKYYENLEGGILESMGRMFRHAVKLYIYPMQQQAYDSYLKTGHPAEGGQTHVAHAFAGKVLITARNLNVSDHLRNLYAHLLENHYIDCITGYNEDYLTIFSRDVLQRIKHNDASWEKLVPAKVAEVIKTRGLLGYGKPAKPAAPTPPAPAAV
- the phoU gene encoding phosphate signaling complex protein PhoU, translated to MKRFFDAELENFRGNLLQMGERSIEQTRLAMRALTESDITLADKVIAADDEIDKLEVKIDEEAIRYMTLRGPVASELRLVVVGMKASHDLERVGDEATSIARRARKLAIEPRIELYADLPRMTNIALEMLRSALDCFVQEDEQKALAVIRRDSEVDNLNRLVYRRLTSYMLEKPDTIARALELMFISKSVERIADHATNIAEEMVFLAGGQDIRHSHLAKGETPILDTNPPM
- the pstA gene encoding phosphate ABC transporter permease PstA, which gives rise to MSASDAKIYAKSSPAKRVEQGVFWLLRLSTYFVLACAVFIFLDIGLKGGAVIFQTKAPFINVPFLTQAPETLNVFELDGKKTTMGDREFRAFKELPGNAERLKGVRIETFVYSSGGIFPNIVGTILLVVGSIVIALVLGIISAIYLSEYASDGPFIRFLRLSIVNLAGVPSIVYGLFGFGMFVIALNMGVSLLAGWLTLAFMVLPIIITASEEALKAVPKGYREGSLALGATKLQTILTNVLPYALPGILTSSVLSIARVAGETAPIMFTAAFVVRDELPWQVQKATDFFFQGVMALPYHIYVVASKIPQNEYTHGVQYGTAFVFLFTVAAIAMTSIVLRVRLRKKYKW
- the pstC gene encoding phosphate ABC transporter permease subunit PstC, which codes for MSDPTLQTPAARPTTREALLRRRRSWFFGLSGEQAAKLLFQGNATISIIVLALITFTIFSDAVGFIPQNRENLETYRRAGLELVDMLRGQVQSHSALSRYLSSARQEELARLTGPGGIALPEANARLEAFDAYADRYANSIGDHETILGEMTDMVSSLKERHAVAADLRAARQNLIDGMRTAPAERAATLKAEADAMEIETIDFAAEIKPLLAMRPAVAEANVRLVQSLKELSGAVPAAEAPALRRKLERFKDLNVRYIAEISDTEKRIMAWDQTKPVGILESLSAFAFGRKWVTASFWQDWYGIIPLFAGSLLIALLALVIAIPLGVAAAIYVNQVATAGEQKFIKPTIEFIAAIPSVVLGFFGIAVLGQTLRQVSQSPWLDWVPGFPMLERLNSATAACLLALMAVPTIFSLAEDAINNVPRSFKEASLALGATRLQTIIRIVIPAALSGIMAAILLGFGRVIGETMVVLLCAGNRIEIPDFSAGFGAVFQPVHTMTGIIAQEMGEVVRHSIHYRALFMVGVVLFLISMLINWLAQKIVRRYRISIG